The genomic region AGCTGTGCGGCGGCTTTGCCGCGGCGCCGGCCAAACTCATCATGGGCGGCCCGATGATGGGCATGGCCCAGTGCCGGCTCGATGTCCCGGTAATCAAAGGCACTTCGGGCATCTTGGCCCTGTCCGCCGACGACGTCAACGCCGGCGAGGAGCAGCCGTGCATCCGCTGCGGACGCTGCGTCGACGCCTGCCCGATGGGGCTGGTGCCCAGCATGCTCAGCATCCTCGGCCAGCGGGGCCTCTACCAGGTCGCCAAGGAAGAGTACGACCTGCTGGACTGCGTGGAATGCGGGTCGTGCGTGTACGCCTGCCCGGCCAAGCGCAACATCGTCCACTACGTCAAATACCTGAAAGCCCAGAACGCGGCGGCAGCCGCGAAGAAATAGGAGGTATGCGGTATGAGCGCTGAAGCTAAAATGGAAATCGGCCAACTGACCGTTTCCGCGTCGCCGCATATCCGCTGCGACGAGTCGATCAGCAAGATCATGTGGACGGTCAACGCCACGCTGGCCCCGGCCGCCCTCTTCTCCGTCTACCGGTTCGGCTTCAAAGCCCTCGTAACAATGATAATCTGTATCGTGGCCGCCGTGATCACCGAGTACCTCATCCAGAAGTGGCAGAACAAGCCTGTCACGGTCAATGACGGCAGCGCCTTCCTCACCGGCCTGCTGCTGGCCATGAACATCCCGGCCACCGTTCCCTGGTATATGCCGCTGTTCGGCTCGGTCGTGGCCATCGCCGTCGCCAAGCACACCATGGGCGGCCTCGGCTACAATATCTTCAACCCGGCGCTGGTCGGACGCGCCGTTCTGCTCGCATCCTGGCCGGTGGCCATGACTACCTGGCCGGAGATGGCCAGCAAGATCGACGGCGTAACTTCGGCCACCCCGCTCGGCATTCTCAAGCTCCAGGGCTACGAGAAGCTGGTGGCGGTGTTCGGCGACAAGATGGAGATGTACAAATCCCTTTTCATCGGCACCCGCAGCGGCAGTATGGGTGAAACCTCGGCCTTATTGCTCATTCTCGGCGGCGCCTATCTAATCTACCGCGGCTATATCAACTGGCGGGTCCCCGTGTTCATGATCGGCACCGTCGGCACCCTCACCTGGGCGGTGGGCGGCCCCGCCGGCCTGTTCAGCGGCGACCCCATCCTCAATATGCTGTCGGGCGGCCTCATCCTCGGCGCCTTCTACATGGCCACCGACATGGTCACTATTCCCATCACGAGTAACGGGCAGATCGTGTTCGCCGTCGGCGCCGGCTGCCTTACCGTGCTCATCCGGCTATTGGGCGGCTACCCCGAAGGCGTCTGCTACGCCATCCTGCTGATGAACTCAGTGACGCCGCTCATCGACCGCTGGCTAAAACCCGCCAAATTCGGGGCAAGGAGGTAGACAGCATGGCGCACGGACATGACGACAAAAACAACAGCGTAACCAGGATTGCCATGAATTTGGCCGTCACCTGCTTCATATCGGGCGTTATCATCGCCGGCACCTTTGCCATCACCGAGCCGGCGGCCGAAGCCCAGCGCGTCAAGGCGAAAAACGACGCCATGAAGGAACTGGTGAAGGACGCCGAGAGCTTCAAGCCTATCGACGGCAAGGACGGCTGGTATGCCGGCATCAAGGGCGGCAAGGCGATCGCTTATGTGGTGCCAGCCCAGGGCAAGGGCTACGCCGGCGTCATCCAGATGCTGGCCGCAGTGGCGCCCGACGGCAAGATTCTCGATTACAAAGTGCTCAAACACGCCGAGACTCCCGGCCTCGGCGACAAGATGACCGAGCCGAAGTTCCGCAACCAGTTCGCCGGCAAAACCGCCAAGGACATGGAAGTGGTCAAGGTTCCCACCGATAAGAATATCCAGGCCCTGACCGGCGCGACAATAACCTCCCGGGCCGTGACGAACGGCGTCCGGGAAGCAGCGGAAGCTGTCGCCGCCTACTCAGCCGGCCAGAAGAAGTGAGGTGAGCGGAATGAATTATTGGGAGATATTCAAAAAAGGCATCTTTGAGATGAACCCTATCTTCCGCCTCGCGCTGAGCCTCTGTCCGGCCCTGGCGGTCACCTCCAACGTTTTCAACGCCCTCGGCATGGGGTTGTCGGTGCTGTTCGTAATCACCGCCAACAACGTCGTCGTCTCGCTGGTGCGGGACTACGTCAACCCCAAGGTGCGCGTGCCGGTGTTCATCACCATCATCGCCACCATCGTCACCCTCATACAGCTCATCCTCGAAGGCTACTTCCCGGCGATTAACAAGGAACTGGGCCTCTACCTGGAACTGATCGTCGTGTTCGCCATCATCCTGGCGCGGGCGGAAGTATTCGCGATGAAGCACACCGTGGTGCCGTCCTTCTTCGACGGCCTCGGCATGGGCGCCGGTTTCGCCGTGGCGATGGTCGCCATCGGCGCTATCCGCGAAATCCTCGGCACGGGCGCTTTCCTTGGCTATCCGGTGCTGCCCGCCGCTTACAACGGCCCGCTGATCATGATCCTGGCCCCGGGAGCCTTCCTTGTCATCGGGCTGATGATCGGCATGTTCAACGTCATCGGCGAACACCAGGCGAAACAGGCGGAGCTCAAACGCAAAACGGCTATGGCCGGGCTCGCCGTGCAAAGGAGTGAAGCCTAATGGCGGAGTATTTTACCCTGTTCATGGGGGCGGTCATCGTCAACAACTTCGTGTTGACCCGCTTTCTGGGGCTGTGTATATTCTTCGGGGTTTCCAAGAGCCTGAGCGCCTCGGTCGGCATGGGCATGGCCGTCTCCTCCATCCTGACCGTTTCCTCGGCCCTGGCCTGGGTAGTCTACAACTTCGTGCTCATCCCCTATAACCTCGTTTTCCTGAAAATCGTCGTCTTCGTCATCCTTATCGCCGGCTTCGTGCAGTTTCTCGAGATCGTCATCAAGCGCTTCTCGCCGGCCCTGTACGATATGTGGGGCATCTACCTCGTGCTGATCGCCACCAACTGCGTCGTCCTCGGGGTGCCGCTCATCAACGCCGCCGAAGGCTTCAATTTCATGAAGAGCGTCGTCAACGCCTTCGGGTCCGGCGTAGGCTTTGCGGTCGCGATCATCCTGATGGCCAGCCTGCGGGAAAAACTCCAGTATGCCGACGTTCCCAAGTCTCTCCAGGGATTGGGCATCGCCTTCATACTGGCCGGGATGCTCGCCCTCTCTTTCCTGGGCTTCTCGGGCATGATACCGCTGTAGGCGAGCGGGAAAGGACGGATTAAAATGGAACATGCGATAATTATTGTACTGATACTGACCTGTCTGGGGGCGATTTTCGGGCTGATTCTGGCCTACGCCAACAAGAAGCTGGCGCTCGAGGTCAACCCGCTGATCCACGTGGTCGAAGACGTTCTGCCCAAAGGGCAGTGCGGCGCCTGCGGCTATGCCGGCTGTATGGCTTACGCCGAGGCGGTGGTGACAAAACCCGAAGTGCCCCCGAACCTTTGCATCCCCGGCAAGGATACCGTCGCCAAGCTGGTCGCCGATCTGACCGGCAAAGCGGCGGAGGCGGTCGAGCCGCGCATCGCCCAGGTCAAGTGCGCCGGTTCGAACGAAAAAGCCGTCCGCAGCTTCGAATACGCGGGGGTCGACGATTGTGTGGCCGCCAACCTGCTGTTCGGCGGCGCCAAAACCTGCAAATTCGGCTGCCTCGGCCTCGGCACCTGTGTGAAGGGCTGCCCGTTCGACGCCATGTCCATGAGCGAGGCCGGCCTGCCGGTCATCGACGCCGAGAAATGCACCGGCTGCGGCAAGTGCGAGACGGTGTGCCCCAAGAAGGTCATCGCCATGATGCCGCTGACCGCCCATGTGCGGGTCAACTGCAACTCGCGCGACAAGGGCCAGGTGGCCCGCAAGGCTTGCAGCGCGGCCTGCATCGCCTGTACGCTGTGCGTCCGCGAGTGCCCCTACCAGGCCGTCAAGGTGGATAACAACCTGGCGGTTGTCGACACCGCCGTGTGTGTCGCCAACAACTGCGTCGACGCCAAATGCCTCGCCAAGTGCCCGACCAAGGCCATCCGGCCGGCGGTCCTTGGCATCGTCCCCGGCACCGAGGACCAGGCCGCCGTCGAGCGCGCCTGCCCGTCGTGCGTCAAGACCAATACCGTCGCCGGGTAAAATTAAGATAAGACCAGTCAGGCTTGTGAGAAAGGTCCAGATGCAAGGCGCTCTGAGGAGCAACGCCGCAGATGGGCCTTTATCGCAAGCCTGAAAGGAGGAGACGGCAGTCTCCTCCTTTTTATGTGCGCAATTTTATGAATCTATGTTCCCGGCCCGAACCAATTGGACGGATTTTACATATTATGTTACTGATGAGGACTTTATTCAAAAGGAGGTATCGCCATGAGATATCGCAATCGGTTCTATCCGCCGGAAATCGTGGATTGGTACGACGACGAGTACTTTGGCGACGAGCGGCAGATCTTCGTCGGTGCGTGTTACCCTTCGTGCTGCCCCAACCCCTATTGCTATCCCCGTTACTGCGAGCCGAGCGCCAACTATGCCACCTGTTGCCCCAACCCCAACAGCAAATACAACGCCGCTTACTACTTCCCCAAACAAGCCACCGGGTGCAGCCCCGGAGGCTCCGACTGCCGTCCATACGGCTGCAACCCGCGGGTGTGCAACCCGCGCGAGTGCAGCCCGCGCAGCTGCAGCCCGCGGACCTGCAGCCCCGCCGATTGACCGCGGAACGCCTGGCAAGACGATCTGCAACATAGCCGAAGGAGGAGACATATGTCTCCTCCTTATTGTCTATCTGTTTCTAAGGCTGAAAGCCTCGTCAAGATCCTCTTCCAGCCGGTCGGTGGCTCTGGGGGGACTGACGGACAGGCGGGATACTTGTTCGCGCAGCTCGGGGGTCATCGCGAAGTCGGCCGCGGCCAGCGAAGCCTTGAGCTGCTCCAGGTTGCGGGCGCCGACGATCGGGGCGGTGACCGCCGGGTGCGATTTCACCCAGGCGAGGGCGAGCTTGATGGGGGATTCACCTATTTCCCTGGCAAAGGCGGCGAACTTTTCGGCGGTCGCGAAGTACTGCGGGTCGCTGTAGCGCCGGCTGTACTGCTTTTTATCGAGGATGCGCCCCGCGGCGGGCTGCGGACCCTGCGAATACTTGCCGGTAAGCAGGCCGGCGGCCAGCGGGCTGTAGACGATGACCCCCAGCTGCTCGGCAGCGGCCAGCGGCAGGATTTCCACCTCAGCCTGCCTTTTCACGAGGTTGTACATCGGCTCGATGCATTCGAACCGCGCCAGGCCCTTATTTTCCGAGATGCCCAGCGCTTTGGCGATTTGCCAGGCGGCCCAGTTGCTCACGCCGAGATAGACGACCTTACCCTGACGGACGAGGTCGTCGAACGCCCGCAGCGTCTCGTCCATAGGAGTGAACGGATCGAAGTGGTGGATGAAGTAAATGTCGATCCGGTCGGTGCCGAGGCGGGCGAGGCTGCGCTCGACCGCCTGCATGATGTGCCGCCGGGACGCCCCGAGCTCGTTGACGTCCTTGCCGGTCCGCTGCGACACTTTGCTGGTTATGACGATGTCGTTGCGGCACTCGCGGCAGAGTCTGCCGAGGATTTCCTCCGCCCGGCCGCCGCCGTAGTTGTTGGAGCAGTCGAAGAAGTTGACGCCGGCGTCGCGGCAGGCTTTGAACATCAGCGCCGCTTCCGTCTCGTCGGTTTCCGTCCCGAAGGACATCGTGCCGAAGCACAGTTCGGATACGAGGACGCCCGTTCTTCCCAGGAGTTTGTATTTCACAGCGATACCTCCTTTTGTTTATATGACGGACAAGCTCTTGCGGGAGCCGGTTGCCTTCAGTTTATCAGCCGTTTTTCCATCAGCCGGAGCGGCGCCGGCAGTACGAGGACGCCGATGGCGGCGAGGAAGCCGACGTGGAGCCACAGGCCGGCCGTTGCCTGGCCGAGGGCGAGGGCCCGGCAGATCTCGACGCTGTGGTAGAGGGGGTTGAGGTAGTTGGCCGCCTGCACCCAGGCCGGCAGGGCGCTGACCGGAAAGTACAGGCCGCCGAAGAGGAAGAAGGGGAGGACGGCCAGGGTTACATAGTAGTTGAGGTAGTCGATGTTGCTGATGTAGGCGGTGTACCACATCGCCAGGGCGGCGAAGACAGCTCCCTGCAAGGCAAGCAGCAAGGGGACGGCCAGGGCCTGCGGCGAGCGGATCAGGCCGAGGGCGGCGACGACGGCGAGGATGACGGTGCCGAACAGGGCGCTTTTCAGCGTGCCGTAGAGCAGTTCGCCGAGGATGACGTCGCGGGCGGTGACCGGCCCGGACAGCATCGCCAGAAAGGTTTTCTGGTAGTGGAGGCGGACGAAGGTGCCGTAGGAGCACTCAAAGGTGGCCGCATACATGGCCGACAGGGCCACCATGCCGGGGGCGAGGAATTCGAGGTAGCTCATGCCTTCGATTTCCTGGACGAGGGCGCCCATGCCGAACCCGAACGCCGCCAGGTAGAGCAGCGGCTCGATGACGTTGAACATCGCGCTGTGCTGCCACGTGCGGCCGAAAACCCGCAGATGGCGGTTCAATACTTTCAGCGCGCCCATCAATCGTCTTCTCCTTTGCCGGTGAGTTTGAGGAACACGTCCTCGAGGTTGGCCGGCCGCAGCAAGCAGGCCTGGGGAGGCAGTCCCCAGCCGCCCAGACGGCCCCACAGTTCCTCGCCATCGGCGGCGTAAAGGAAGAGGCCGTCGACGACCTGGAGGACTGCCCCGCCGCCGGCCGTAACCTTGTCGGCCAGTCCCGGCGGTACCTGCTCCAGAGGCACGAGCACTTCGATGGCCCAGGGCAGGGTGTGGCGTTCGATGAGCTGACGCGGGCTGCCTTCGGCGAGGATGGCGCCTTCGTGCATGACGAGCAGGCGGTCGCACAGTTGGGCGGCTTCTTCCATGTAGTGAGTGGTGAGGATGAGGGTCACGCCTTCGGCTTTGAGGGTGCGGAGCTTCTGCCAGACAAGATGGCGGGCCTGCGGGTCGAGGCCGGTGGTCGGCTCGTCGAGGACCACCAGCCGGGGGCGGTTGATGAGGGCGCGGGCAATTACCAGGCGCCGTTTTAGGCCGCCGGACAGCTCTTCCACGCGGGCGTTCGTTTTATCTTCGAGGCCCATGAAGGCGAGCAGCTCGCGGGCCCGCTCCCCGGCCTCGCGGCGGCGCAGGCCGAACAGGCCGCCGTAAACTTCGAGATTTTCGACGACAGTCAGGTCGGGGTCGAGATTGTCCTCCTGGGGGACGACGCCGATGAGGCTCTTGATGGCGGGGGGCGTGAGGCGGACAGGGCGGCCGAAGACGGTCAGCCGGCCTTCGTCGACGGTGGACAGGCCGTAGATCATCCGCATGGTGGTCGATTTGCCGGCGCCGTTATGGCCGAGAAAGCCGCAGCATTCGCCTTCGCGGATGGCGAACGATATGCCTTTGAGCGCTCTGAAGTCGCCGTAGCATTTGCCGAGGTTGTCGGCGGTGACGACGTTGTTCACAGGGATCCTCCGTTGGGGGGCCGGTGGGTCGCCGGCCGGTTTCGAGAGCATTATACCACCGCCGGCCGGGAAATGCAAAAATTTGGTTGCGGGAATAAAAAGCCTGCACGCGGGGTGCAGGCTTTGCTTCATATCTTTTTCGCCGGCGTGCCGACAAGGTGTTTTATCTGGTCCCGCCACACATAGTAGGCGGCTTCGGAGAGATGGAGGCCGTCGTCGGTGTATTTGGCCGGCAGGCGACCGTCGGGGCCGGTGAAGGCCGGGGCGAGGTCGAGGTAGGGGAGTTTCTGCTCGGCGGCCAGCTTGCGGATTTCGGCGTTGAGGGCGGCGATGTTGGCGTTGCTGCGCAGGGCGCGGGCCGGGAAGATTTCGTCGTTGAAGGGCAGCACGCTCTGGATGTAGACGCGGGTGTCGGGCAGTTCGCTGCGGAAGCGGCCGAGGATAAGGCGGTAGTTGGCGACGATGTCGGGTATCTGCCGGTTATAGCAGAGGTCGTTGGTGCCGATCATCAGGAAGATCTGCGACGGCTTTAGGGCGATGACCTGATCAAGCCGCCTTAGCAGACCGCGGGTCGAGTCGCCGCCGATGCCGCGGTTTTCCACCGGCGAATCGGGGAAGAGCTTGCCCCAGTCGCCGCCGTAGGTGATGCTGTCGCCGAGGAAGACGACCGGGCGGGCCGGCGAGGGATCGACGGAAAAGTACAGTTCGCGGAGCCGGTAGTGGATGCTCATGTAGGGCGGGTCGTCGGGCTGGCGCACCAGGTCGTCGGCCCAGGCGGTGATCGCCGTCGCGCTCTGTTTCGCCACGGCGTCCAGCGGCATCCAGAGGGAAAGGGCCATCACCACCAGGGTGACGAAGATTACGGGAAAGACAATTCTTTTCATCGGCTCGCCTCCTTGCATATTGGCTGCCCGGACAAAGCAGGCCCAAAAACGCGAATTATGTCGTATTTCGCCGTTGCGACCGACATTCCTCCCCGTCCCATTTATATGCGGCGGATATTTGCGGTGTGCGGCGACCAGCCCGACTATTTGCAGCCTGGGGCGATTTACTATACAATATTGGAAGAAAGACGGGACAGGGTGGGTAAGATGCTGCTGACGAAGGCTGACAAATGGCTTATCGGTGCGCTGCTGGCGGCCTCGGCGGGCGGCATCGGACTCAATCTGGCGCTGCTGTCGCCCGCCGGCGCCCAGGAAGCTCAGGTTTACCGGGAAGGTAAGCTGGTGCAGTCGATCAGGCTGCGGTCCGGTTACCATGAGGAGCTCAGGCTGGGCGGGGCGGAGCGCTACAATCTCATCGTGGCCGACGACGGCCGGGTGAGGATTTCCGAAGCCGACTGCCCGGACCAGCTGTGCGTGCGCACCGGCTGGGTAAGCGCCGCTCCGCAGCAGATCGTCTGCCTGCCGTACCGGGTGGTCATTAAGGTGGTTTCGGCTACCCCGTCCGATGTGGACGATATCACGAAATGAGAGGGCGGCCGACTATGACTGATACACGTCGCCTCATAGTACTTGGTCTGTTCGTCGCCGTCGCCGGCGTGCTGCACGCCGTCGAGGCGTGGCTGCCGCTGCCGGTGCCCGTTCCCGGGGTGAAGCTCGGCCTCGCCAACATCGTGTCGTTGGTCGTCATCGAGCTTTACGGCTGGCGGCAAGCGCTCGCCGTGGCCGTGGCGCGGGTCGTTCTCGGCTCGCTGCTGAGCGGCGCCTTGCTGGGGCCGTCATTCGCCCTCGGCCTCAGCGGCGCGGCGGCCAGCACCCTGGCGATGGCCTACGCCCATGCCCGCTGGCGGCCGGCGCTGTCGCTGGTCGGGGTGAGCGTGCTCGGCGCCGCCGTCCACAACCTCGCCCAGATCGCCGTCGCCGCCCTGCTGGTGGCCAGCGCCGCCATTTTCTGGTACCTGCCTTACCTTGCGCTGTTCGCGCTGCCGACCGGCCTGGCGACCGGCCTCACCGCCGCCTATTTCCTGGCGAGGCTGCCCCGCGCCGGCGGCTAGAAAACTTCGTCCTGCCGCAAGGAGTTGACACATAGCTTGTAGAAGATATACTGGATACTAAAAATGAAATGCTTCATCTGTCACGGGAGGTCGTATCGTGAGAAACGGAGCCGGCAAAAGTATTGGGCTGATCGCCCTTTTCCTCGTTCTCGGTGCGATAATCGGCGGCATTATCGGCGAACTCATCGCCGGTTTTCCCCTCGGCGGGGTCACTCCGTTCCTTGTGAAAACCTATCCTATCTTCGATCTGGCGCCAGTGACGGTCAATCTGTATGTCGCCAAATTCGTCGTCGGACTGTCTTTCCACCCCAACCTCGTCAGCCTGCTCGGCATGCTCGGGGCGTATTTCCTCGTCCGGCGGTTTTAGGTATCAGTCCCGTAGCTAATCCAAGAGGAGGATTACATGGCGATTATTCTCGCCTCCGCCTCGCCACGGCGGGAAGAACTGCTGCGGCAGGTGGGCTGCGCGTTCACCATCATCACCAGTGAGGTTGAGGAAGACAACGACCGGGGGCTGCCCCCGGTCGAACTGGCTGTCGCCCACGCGCTGGCCAAAGCCCGCGACGTGGCGGCAAAGGCGCCCGACGACATCGTCGTCGGCGCTGACACCATCGTCGTCTTGGGCGACCGGGTGTACGGCAAGCCCTGCGATATCGCCGACGCCCGCCGCATGCTGGCCGAGCTGGCCGGCAGGGAGCATCAGGTGATCACCGGCGTTGCAGTGGTGAAGGGTGACGAGGCCTGGACCGATTTCGCCGTCACCGCCGTCCGCTTCCGCGCCTTCGGCCCGGAGACGATCGAGCGCTACCTGTCCGGCGGCGAACCGCTGGGCAAGGCTGGAGCCTATGCCATCCAAGGCGCGGGCGCGCTTTTGGTCGAGGGTATCGTCGGCTGCTATGCCAACGTGGTGGGGCTGCCGCTGGTGACGCTCGACAAACTCTTACGCCGCGCGGTGGGAGTTGGTTTGTCATGAAAGCCAAAGAGACCGCCGGGCCGCTGACGATCAAGGAACTGCCGGCGGCCGAGCGGCCCCGCGAACTGCTGCTGGCCAAGGGGCCGGCGGCCCTGTCGAACGCCGGCCTGCTCGCCATCCTGCTCCGCACCGGCACCAGCCGGGAGTCGGTGCTCCGTCTGGCCGAACAGCTGCTTGCCAAGCACGGCGGCCTGAGCGGCCTGGGAAGCCTCGCCCCCCAGGAGATGAGCCGGCTGAAAGGCATCGGGCCGGCCAAGGCGGTCACGGTGGCGGCCGCGGTGGAACTGGGCAAAAGGATGGCCGCCATGACCGCCGGCGAGCGGCCGGTGGTGCGTTCGCCCCAGGACGCCGCCGAGCTGATGCTGCCCAGGCTGCGGTACGAGAAAAAGGAACTGTTCATCGCGTTGCTCCTGTCGACGAAAAACCACGTTTTGGCGTCGCCGACCCTGGCGGTCGGCACGCTGAGCGCCTCGGTGGTCGACCCACGGGAGCTTTTCCGCGAGGCTATCAACCATAACGCCGCCTCCGTCGTCCTCGTTCACAACCATCCCAGCGGCGATCCCACCCCCAGCCCGGAAGACGTAGCCCTCACCCGTAAAATGTCCGCGGCCGGCCAGCTGCTTGACATTTCCGTTCTCGACCATTTGATTATCGGCGATGGCAAGTATGTAAGCCTGAAAGAAAAGGGAATACTATAACAGCTTTGTTCCATTGCCAACGAAAGGAGTTATCATTCAGATGAATATATTCGGATCACTTTCCCGCGACATGGGGATCGACCTCGGCACCGCCAATACCCTGGTGCATGTCAAAGGCAAAGGTATCGTGCTCAACGAGCCGTCGGTCGTGGCGATCCAGCGCGATACCGGCGAGGTTTTGGCTGTCGGCGAAGAGGCCAAGATGATGATCGGGCGGACGCCCGGCAACATCGTGGCTATCAGGCCGCTCAAAGACGGCGTTATCGCCGACTTCGACGTCACCCAGGCAATGCTCAAATATTTCATCCGCAAGGCGATGTCCTCCCAGTCGATGATCCGACCACGGGTCATCGTCGGCGTGCCTTCGGGCGTCACCGAGGTTGAGAAGCGGGCCGTCATCGACGCCACCATCCAGGCCGGCGCCCGCGAGGCCTACCTCATCGAGGAGCCCATGGCCGCCGCCATCGGCGCAGGCCTGCCCGTCCACGAGCCGACCGGCAACATGGTCGTCGACATCGGCGGCGGCACCACCGAGGTGGCCGTCATTTCCCTCGGCGGCATCGTGGCCAGCCGGTCCATCCGCATCGGCGGCGACGAGATGGACGAAGCGATCGTCCAGTATATCAAGCGTACTTACAACCTTATGATTGGCGAACGGACCGCCGAAGAGGTCAAAATCAAGATCGGCTCGGCCGTGCCTCCCGCGGAGGACGAGTCGTACGATATCCGCGGCCGCGATCTTGTCACCGGGCTGCCAAAAACCCTCACCATCAGGGCCCACGAGGTGCAGCGCGCCCTGAGCGAGCCTGTATTCGGCATCCTTGAGGCGGTGAAGGTGACGCTGGAGAAAACCCCGCCCGAACTGGCGGCCGACATCATGGACCGCGGCATCATCATGACCGGCGGCGGCTCGCTGCTTCGCGGCCTCGACCGGCTGCTCAGCAAGGAGACGGGCATGCCCGTAAACATCGCCGAGGACCCGCTGATCTGCGTGGGCGTCGGCACGGGCAAGGCGCTGGAGAGCATCGATCTTTTGAAACGCGTGCTGATGATGCCGAAGAAGTTCGGCTGATAAACACGCCTTGATTTGTTGTGATTAGGAGAGGAAGCTATTGCGTCGTTTGAACAAAAAGGCGGTCATTCTTGCGGTTGCGGTGCTAACCGTCTTTTTGCTTGCGCTTTCCGCGGCCCGCGGCAAATACAATTTTTACTGGAGCGAACGCATCGTCACCGTCGTCTTGGCGCCGGTGGAATTCGTCATTTCCAAGTTCGGCTATACCGTCCGCCATACCGGCACGGCCGCCGGCGACCTGTTGACCGTCTACCGCGATAACCAGGCGCTCCGGGAGGAGATCGAGAACCTCCGCCGGGAGAGCATCAACAACACCGAGATCGTGGCCGAGAATGTCCGTCTGAAGGCGCTGCTGGATTACCGCCGGGCCGCGCCGCAGTTCGACACCGTCGTGGCCACCGTCGTCGCCCGCGACCCGGCCGCCTGGACAAACATCATCATCATCAACCGCGGCACCGCCCAAGGCGTGGCCAAGGATATGGCCGTCGTCACCCCCCAGGGGCTGGTGGGCAACGTGGTGCAGGCCTACAACAACTCCGCCAAAGTGCAGCTCCTCCTCGACCCCCGCAGCGCCGTAGGCGCCATCGTGCAGCGGCCCGAATCGCGGGTGGCGGCGATCGTCGAGGGCAACCCCGCCAAGCCGCTCGCGCCGAAGATGATCAACCTCGCGCGCGACGCCGACATCATCAAGGGCGACAAGGTCATCACCTCCGGCTTTGGCGGCATCTATCCCAAAGGGATTCTCGTCGGCGAGGTCACCGACGTCGTCAACGAGGAGGGCGGGTTGCTAAAATATGCTGTCTTGAAGCCGGCTGCCGATTTTGATAGACTAGAAGAGGTAGCCGTGATCGTACGCTCGCGCGAGCCGGTTCCGGCGCCGCCGGGTTCCGCTCCGGTCCAGCCCGCGCCCAGGGGGGCAGGCCAATGAGGCCGTTTGTCTGGGCGCTTGTCATCGTAATAACGCTCGTCATCCAGGCCACCTTGTTGCCGCTCATCACCGTTGGCGGCGTTCGCCCCGACCTGCTGCTGCTCGTCGTCGTATCCGCCGGGCTGCTGCTCGGCCGCGAGCAGGGGGTGGGGATGGGCTTCTTCGCCGGCCTCCTCCAGGACCTGGCGTCAGGCAACATCTTCGGCGTCAGCGTCCTGTCCAAGACGGCTGTCGGTTACATCGCCGGCCATATGGAGCGCAAGGTCTTCAAGGAGAAGGTTCTCCTGCCGCTGCTGGCCGTATTGGTCGCC from Sporomusaceae bacterium harbors:
- a CDS encoding RnfABCDGE type electron transport complex subunit D, with protein sequence MSAEAKMEIGQLTVSASPHIRCDESISKIMWTVNATLAPAALFSVYRFGFKALVTMIICIVAAVITEYLIQKWQNKPVTVNDGSAFLTGLLLAMNIPATVPWYMPLFGSVVAIAVAKHTMGGLGYNIFNPALVGRAVLLASWPVAMTTWPEMASKIDGVTSATPLGILKLQGYEKLVAVFGDKMEMYKSLFIGTRSGSMGETSALLLILGGAYLIYRGYINWRVPVFMIGTVGTLTWAVGGPAGLFSGDPILNMLSGGLILGAFYMATDMVTIPITSNGQIVFAVGAGCLTVLIRLLGGYPEGVCYAILLMNSVTPLIDRWLKPAKFGARR
- a CDS encoding RnfABCDGE type electron transport complex subunit G is translated as MAHGHDDKNNSVTRIAMNLAVTCFISGVIIAGTFAITEPAAEAQRVKAKNDAMKELVKDAESFKPIDGKDGWYAGIKGGKAIAYVVPAQGKGYAGVIQMLAAVAPDGKILDYKVLKHAETPGLGDKMTEPKFRNQFAGKTAKDMEVVKVPTDKNIQALTGATITSRAVTNGVREAAEAVAAYSAGQKK
- a CDS encoding electron transport complex subunit E, with the protein product MNYWEIFKKGIFEMNPIFRLALSLCPALAVTSNVFNALGMGLSVLFVITANNVVVSLVRDYVNPKVRVPVFITIIATIVTLIQLILEGYFPAINKELGLYLELIVVFAIILARAEVFAMKHTVVPSFFDGLGMGAGFAVAMVAIGAIREILGTGAFLGYPVLPAAYNGPLIMILAPGAFLVIGLMIGMFNVIGEHQAKQAELKRKTAMAGLAVQRSEA
- a CDS encoding Rnf-Nqr domain containing protein; translation: MAEYFTLFMGAVIVNNFVLTRFLGLCIFFGVSKSLSASVGMGMAVSSILTVSSALAWVVYNFVLIPYNLVFLKIVVFVILIAGFVQFLEIVIKRFSPALYDMWGIYLVLIATNCVVLGVPLINAAEGFNFMKSVVNAFGSGVGFAVAIILMASLREKLQYADVPKSLQGLGIAFILAGMLALSFLGFSGMIPL
- a CDS encoding Fe-S cluster domain-containing protein, with amino-acid sequence MEHAIIIVLILTCLGAIFGLILAYANKKLALEVNPLIHVVEDVLPKGQCGACGYAGCMAYAEAVVTKPEVPPNLCIPGKDTVAKLVADLTGKAAEAVEPRIAQVKCAGSNEKAVRSFEYAGVDDCVAANLLFGGAKTCKFGCLGLGTCVKGCPFDAMSMSEAGLPVIDAEKCTGCGKCETVCPKKVIAMMPLTAHVRVNCNSRDKGQVARKACSAACIACTLCVRECPYQAVKVDNNLAVVDTAVCVANNCVDAKCLAKCPTKAIRPAVLGIVPGTEDQAAVERACPSCVKTNTVAG
- a CDS encoding aldo/keto reductase codes for the protein MKYKLLGRTGVLVSELCFGTMSFGTETDETEAALMFKACRDAGVNFFDCSNNYGGGRAEEILGRLCRECRNDIVITSKVSQRTGKDVNELGASRRHIMQAVERSLARLGTDRIDIYFIHHFDPFTPMDETLRAFDDLVRQGKVVYLGVSNWAAWQIAKALGISENKGLARFECIEPMYNLVKRQAEVEILPLAAAEQLGVIVYSPLAAGLLTGKYSQGPQPAAGRILDKKQYSRRYSDPQYFATAEKFAAFAREIGESPIKLALAWVKSHPAVTAPIVGARNLEQLKASLAAADFAMTPELREQVSRLSVSPPRATDRLEEDLDEAFSLRNR
- a CDS encoding ABC transporter permease, giving the protein MGALKVLNRHLRVFGRTWQHSAMFNVIEPLLYLAAFGFGMGALVQEIEGMSYLEFLAPGMVALSAMYAATFECSYGTFVRLHYQKTFLAMLSGPVTARDVILGELLYGTLKSALFGTVILAVVAALGLIRSPQALAVPLLLALQGAVFAALAMWYTAYISNIDYLNYYVTLAVLPFFLFGGLYFPVSALPAWVQAANYLNPLYHSVEICRALALGQATAGLWLHVGFLAAIGVLVLPAPLRLMEKRLIN
- a CDS encoding ABC transporter ATP-binding protein; amino-acid sequence: MNNVVTADNLGKCYGDFRALKGISFAIREGECCGFLGHNGAGKSTTMRMIYGLSTVDEGRLTVFGRPVRLTPPAIKSLIGVVPQEDNLDPDLTVVENLEVYGGLFGLRRREAGERARELLAFMGLEDKTNARVEELSGGLKRRLVIARALINRPRLVVLDEPTTGLDPQARHLVWQKLRTLKAEGVTLILTTHYMEEAAQLCDRLLVMHEGAILAEGSPRQLIERHTLPWAIEVLVPLEQVPPGLADKVTAGGGAVLQVVDGLFLYAADGEELWGRLGGWGLPPQACLLRPANLEDVFLKLTGKGEDD